A single region of the Bacillota bacterium genome encodes:
- a CDS encoding type Z 30S ribosomal protein S14, with protein MARKAMIEKAKRKPKFPVRGRNRCARCGRPRGYIGKFGLCRLCFRELAHRGEIPGIRKASW; from the coding sequence ATGGCCAGGAAGGCCATGATCGAGAAAGCGAAGCGGAAGCCGAAGTTTCCGGTGCGCGGGCGCAACCGCTGCGCCCGCTGCGGGCGGCCGCGCGGCTATATCGGCAAGTTCGGCCTCTGCCGCCTCTGCTTCCGCGAGCTCGCCCACCGCGGTGAGATCCCCGGGATTCGCAAGGCGAGCTGGTGA
- the rplP gene encoding 50S ribosomal protein L16: MLMPKRVKHRKQHRGRMKGLASRGSEVQYGEYGLQALEPAWISDRQIEAARVAITRYIRRGGRVWIKIFPDKPYTKKPAETRMGSGKGNPEYWVAVVHPGRVLFELAGVPEAVAQEALRLASHKLPIKTRFVRRSEVGGGAGEG; the protein is encoded by the coding sequence ATGCTGATGCCCAAGCGTGTCAAGCATCGCAAGCAGCACCGGGGACGGATGAAGGGGCTCGCCAGCCGGGGCTCGGAGGTCCAGTACGGCGAGTACGGCCTGCAGGCGCTGGAGCCGGCCTGGATCTCCGACCGGCAGATCGAGGCCGCCCGCGTGGCCATCACGCGCTACATCCGGCGCGGCGGGCGCGTCTGGATCAAGATCTTCCCCGACAAGCCGTACACCAAGAAGCCCGCCGAGACGCGCATGGGCAGCGGCAAGGGCAACCCCGAGTACTGGGTGGCTGTCGTCCATCCGGGCCGGGTGCTCTTCGAGCTGGCCGGCGTCCCGGAGGCGGTGGCGCAGGAGGCGCTGCGGCTGGCCTCCCACAAGCTGCCCATCAAGACCCGCTTCGTCAGGCGCAGCGAGGTTGGAGGTGGAGCGGGTGAAGGCTAG
- the rplE gene encoding 50S ribosomal protein L5 translates to MNSLRERYLKEIRPGLQRRFGYRNIMEVPRLEKIVVNMGVGAATRDPKLLDGAVRDLAAITGQKPLVTKARKSVAAFKVRTGMSIGAKVTLRGERMYDFLEKLVSVVLPRVRDFHGVSPDAFDGRGNYSLGLREQLVFPEIEYDKIDQIRGMDITLVTTARTDEEAKALLEELGVPFRAA, encoded by the coding sequence GTGAATTCGCTCCGCGAGCGCTATCTGAAAGAGATCCGGCCGGGGCTTCAGCGGCGCTTCGGCTACCGGAACATCATGGAGGTCCCGCGCCTCGAGAAGATCGTCGTCAACATGGGCGTCGGTGCGGCCACACGCGACCCCAAGCTGCTGGACGGCGCAGTCCGTGACCTGGCCGCCATCACCGGACAGAAGCCGCTGGTCACCAAGGCACGGAAGTCGGTGGCGGCCTTCAAGGTGCGCACGGGCATGAGCATCGGCGCCAAGGTGACGCTGCGCGGCGAGCGGATGTACGATTTTCTGGAGAAACTGGTCAGCGTCGTCCTGCCTCGCGTGCGCGACTTCCACGGGGTCTCGCCCGACGCCTTCGACGGACGCGGCAACTATTCGCTCGGTCTCCGGGAGCAGTTGGTCTTCCCGGAGATCGAGTATGACAAGATCGACCAGATCCGCGGCATGGACATCACCCTGGTGACGACCGCGCGCACCGACGAGGAGGCCAAGGCCCTCCTCGAGGAGCTGGGCGTCCCCTTCCGTGCCGCCTAG
- the rplN gene encoding 50S ribosomal protein L14, with the protein MIRTLTRLRVADNTGAKELQVIRVLGGPNRRYAHVGDTVVCSVKAAAPNGMVKKGDVVRAVVVRTRRPVRREDGSYIRFDDNAAVILRDAREPRGTRIFGPVARELREREFMRIISLAPEVL; encoded by the coding sequence GTGATCCGCACGCTGACGCGCCTCCGCGTGGCGGACAACACCGGCGCCAAGGAGCTGCAGGTGATCCGCGTGCTGGGGGGGCCGAACCGGCGCTATGCGCACGTGGGTGACACCGTCGTCTGCAGCGTCAAGGCGGCGGCGCCCAACGGCATGGTGAAAAAGGGCGACGTGGTGCGCGCGGTGGTGGTGCGGACGCGGCGACCGGTGCGGCGCGAGGACGGCTCGTACATCCGCTTCGACGACAACGCCGCCGTCATCCTGCGCGACGCGCGCGAGCCGCGAGGTACGCGCATCTTCGGCCCCGTGGCCCGGGAGCTGCGCGAGAGGGAGTTCATGCGCATCATCAGCCTCGCCCCGGAGGTCTTGTGA
- the tuf gene encoding elongation factor Tu, with translation MAKQKFERTKPHVNIGTIGHVDHGKTTLTAAITLVLSKRGWAQYTPYEQIDKAPEERARGITINTMHVEYETEHRHYAHVDCPGHADYIKNMITGAAQMDGSILVVSAADGPMPQTREHILLARQVGVPAMVVFLNKADMVDDPELLELVELEVRELLSKYEFPGDEVPIVTGSALKALECGCGQRECQWCGKIWELMDAVDSYIPTPERDVDKPFLMPIEDVFTITGRGTVTTGRVERGTVKVGDEVEIVGLADRPRRTVVTGVEMFRKLLDQAVAGDNIGTLLRGVDKKDVERGQVLAKPGSIHPHRKFSAQVYVLTKEEGGRHTPFFNGYRPQFYFRTTDVTGTITLPEGTEMVMPGDNITMSVELIEPIAIEEGLRFAIREGGHTVGAGVVTKIED, from the coding sequence ATGGCCAAGCAGAAGTTCGAGCGCACCAAGCCGCACGTGAACATCGGCACCATCGGCCACGTCGACCACGGCAAGACGACGTTGACCGCGGCGATCACGCTGGTGCTCTCCAAGCGCGGATGGGCGCAGTACACGCCTTACGAGCAGATCGACAAGGCGCCGGAGGAGCGGGCCCGCGGCATCACCATCAACACCATGCACGTCGAGTACGAGACGGAGCACCGCCATTACGCCCACGTCGACTGCCCGGGCCATGCCGACTACATCAAGAACATGATCACCGGCGCGGCGCAGATGGACGGCTCCATCCTGGTGGTGAGCGCCGCCGACGGGCCCATGCCGCAGACGCGCGAGCACATCCTTCTCGCCCGCCAGGTAGGCGTGCCGGCCATGGTTGTCTTCCTGAACAAGGCGGACATGGTGGACGATCCGGAGCTCCTCGAGCTGGTGGAGCTGGAGGTGCGCGAGCTTCTCTCCAAGTACGAGTTCCCCGGCGACGAGGTGCCCATCGTCACCGGCTCGGCGCTCAAGGCGCTGGAGTGCGGCTGCGGGCAGCGCGAGTGCCAGTGGTGCGGCAAGATCTGGGAGCTCATGGACGCCGTCGACAGCTACATCCCGACGCCCGAGCGCGACGTCGACAAGCCCTTCCTGATGCCCATCGAGGACGTCTTCACCATCACCGGCCGCGGCACGGTGACCACGGGGCGCGTGGAGCGTGGCACGGTCAAGGTCGGCGACGAGGTGGAGATCGTCGGCCTGGCGGACCGTCCGCGGCGGACCGTGGTGACGGGCGTGGAGATGTTCCGGAAGCTGCTCGACCAGGCGGTCGCCGGCGACAACATCGGCACCCTGCTGCGCGGCGTCGACAAGAAGGATGTGGAGCGCGGCCAGGTGCTGGCCAAGCCCGGCTCCATCCACCCGCACCGCAAGTTCAGCGCCCAGGTCTACGTCCTGACCAAGGAAGAGGGCGGGCGCCACACCCCCTTCTTCAACGGCTACCGGCCGCAGTTCTACTTCCGGACCACCGACGTCACCGGCACCATCACGCTGCCCGAGGGGACGGAGATGGTCATGCCGGGTGACAACATCACCATGTCGGTCGAGCTGATCGAGCCCATCGCCATCGAGGAGGGGCTCCGCTTCGCCATCCGCGAGGGCGGTCACACGGTCGGCGCCGGCGTGGTGACCAAGATCGAGGACTAG
- the rpsQ gene encoding 30S ribosomal protein S17 has product MVGRVVSDKMDKTVVVAVERMVADPVYGKTVRRTRRFKAHDEENRCRVGDRVRLMETRPLSKEKRWRVVEILSRKEEAQS; this is encoded by the coding sequence ATGGTCGGCCGCGTGGTCAGCGACAAGATGGACAAGACCGTCGTGGTGGCGGTGGAGCGCATGGTCGCCGACCCCGTCTACGGCAAGACCGTCCGCCGCACGCGGCGCTTCAAGGCCCATGACGAGGAGAACCGCTGTCGCGTGGGCGACCGGGTGCGCCTGATGGAGACGCGGCCGCTCTCCAAGGAGAAGCGCTGGCGGGTGGTCGAGATCCTCTCCAGGAAGGAGGAGGCGCAGTCGTGA
- the rplX gene encoding 50S ribosomal protein L24 yields MPAGGKERAVKPKVHLRKGDTVQILSGKDAGRRGKVLRVLPAAHRVVVEGVNIAKKHRKPTPQVMQGGIIEQENPIDASNAMVVCPNCDRPTRVGHRLLDDGRKVRVCKRCGEVVDR; encoded by the coding sequence ATGCCGGCCGGTGGGAAGGAAAGAGCGGTGAAGCCGAAGGTGCACCTGAGGAAGGGCGACACGGTCCAGATCCTCTCGGGCAAGGACGCCGGGCGGCGCGGCAAGGTGCTCCGCGTCCTCCCCGCCGCGCACCGGGTGGTGGTGGAGGGTGTCAACATCGCCAAGAAGCACCGGAAGCCGACACCCCAGGTGATGCAGGGCGGCATCATCGAACAGGAGAACCCGATCGACGCCTCCAACGCCATGGTCGTCTGCCCCAACTGCGACCGCCCGACCCGGGTCGGCCACCGGCTCCTGGACGACGGGCGCAAGGTCCGGGTCTGCAAGCGGTGCGGAGAGGTCGTCGACCGGTGA
- the rpsJ gene encoding 30S ribosomal protein S10, translating into MARQKIRIRLRGFDHAVLDQSAGQIVETAKRTGAEVAGPVPLPTERAVYTVLVAPNGEKDIREQFEMRTHKRLIDILDPTPRTVDALMRLDLPAGVDIEIKL; encoded by the coding sequence ATGGCTCGCCAGAAGATCCGGATCCGGTTGCGGGGCTTCGACCACGCGGTCCTGGACCAGTCGGCGGGGCAGATCGTGGAGACGGCCAAGCGGACCGGCGCGGAGGTGGCGGGCCCGGTCCCGCTTCCCACGGAGCGCGCGGTCTACACCGTCCTGGTGGCGCCCAACGGCGAGAAGGACATCCGGGAGCAATTCGAGATGCGGACGCACAAGCGCCTCATCGACATCCTGGACCCGACGCCGCGCACCGTGGACGCGCTGATGCGCCTCGACCTGCCGGCCGGCGTGGACATCGAGATCAAGCTGTAG
- the rpsS gene encoding 30S ribosomal protein S19, which produces MGRSLKKGPFVDPKLMEKVEAVRRSGERRVIRTWSRASTIVPEMVGLTIAVHDGRKHVPVYVTEEMVGHRLGEFAPTRTYRGHGHPTERSIALK; this is translated from the coding sequence TTGGGTCGTTCGCTGAAGAAGGGTCCGTTCGTCGACCCGAAACTGATGGAGAAGGTGGAGGCGGTGCGCCGCAGCGGCGAGCGCCGCGTGATCCGGACTTGGTCGCGCGCCTCGACCATCGTGCCGGAGATGGTCGGCCTGACCATCGCGGTCCATGACGGCAGGAAGCATGTCCCCGTCTACGTGACCGAGGAGATGGTGGGACACCGCCTGGGCGAGTTCGCCCCCACGCGGACGTACCGCGGGCACGGCCATCCGACGGAGCGGTCCATCGCCCTCAAGTGA
- the rpsC gene encoding 30S ribosomal protein S3, which produces MGQKVHPKGLRIGIIRDWESRWYARRDFASLLQEDIAIRRYIKKKLYDAGISRVEIERAASRIKIVIHAAKPGMVIGRGGSGIEQLRGELERMTRKQVSINIAEVKNPELEAQLLAESVATQLERRVSFRRAIKQAAQRAMRAGAKGVKVMVSGRLGGSEMSRTEWTAEGSVPLHTLRVDVDYGFAEAFTTYGQIGVKVWINRGQAAPLHAGTGERGGSQRAAAGGS; this is translated from the coding sequence ATGGGACAGAAGGTTCACCCGAAGGGTCTGCGCATCGGCATCATCCGGGACTGGGAGTCCCGCTGGTACGCGCGGCGCGACTTCGCCAGCCTCCTTCAGGAGGACATCGCGATCCGCCGCTACATCAAGAAGAAGCTGTACGACGCGGGCATCTCGCGGGTGGAGATCGAGCGGGCGGCCAGCCGCATCAAGATCGTCATCCACGCGGCCAAGCCCGGCATGGTCATCGGCCGGGGCGGCTCGGGCATCGAGCAGCTGCGCGGCGAGCTGGAGCGGATGACCCGCAAGCAGGTCTCCATCAACATCGCCGAGGTGAAGAACCCCGAGCTGGAGGCGCAGCTCCTGGCCGAGAGCGTGGCCACCCAGCTGGAGCGGCGCGTCTCCTTCCGCCGCGCCATCAAGCAGGCGGCCCAGAGGGCGATGCGCGCCGGGGCGAAGGGCGTCAAGGTGATGGTCTCGGGCCGCCTGGGCGGCTCGGAGATGTCCCGCACGGAGTGGACGGCCGAGGGCTCGGTGCCCCTGCACACCCTGCGCGTCGACGTCGACTACGGTTTCGCGGAGGCCTTCACCACCTACGGCCAGATCGGCGTCAAGGTCTGGATCAACCGCGGGCAGGCGGCGCCGCTGCATGCGGGGACGGGCGAGCGGGGCGGCTCCCAGCGGGCGGCCGCGGGGGGGTCGTGA
- the rplC gene encoding 50S ribosomal protein L3: MAKAILGRKLGITQLFDEEGRLLPVTAIEAGPCRVVQVKTPERDGYAAVQLGFGSVKPRRVKKPMAGHFARHGVEPVRWLREVRVEEPGAFSSGQEVTVALFNRGDRVDVTGISKGKGFQGVIKRHGFRRGPMSHGSKYHRRVGSLGASTYPARVFKGRGMPGHMGARRATVQNLEVVRVEPERNLLLVKGSVPGAKGALLLIRSTNKMIPARA, from the coding sequence TTGGCCAAGGCGATTCTGGGCAGGAAACTGGGGATCACGCAGCTCTTCGACGAAGAGGGCCGCCTGCTCCCCGTCACCGCCATCGAGGCGGGTCCCTGCCGCGTGGTCCAGGTCAAGACGCCCGAGCGCGACGGCTACGCCGCCGTCCAGCTCGGCTTCGGCAGCGTCAAGCCGAGACGGGTGAAGAAGCCGATGGCGGGGCACTTCGCCCGCCACGGCGTCGAGCCCGTCCGCTGGCTGCGCGAGGTCCGCGTGGAGGAGCCCGGCGCCTTCTCCAGCGGCCAGGAGGTGACGGTGGCGCTCTTCAACCGCGGCGACCGGGTGGACGTGACCGGAATCAGCAAGGGCAAGGGCTTCCAGGGCGTCATCAAGCGCCACGGTTTCCGGCGCGGCCCCATGTCGCATGGTTCGAAGTATCACCGGCGCGTCGGCTCCCTGGGCGCCTCGACCTACCCGGCGCGCGTCTTCAAGGGCCGGGGAATGCCCGGGCATATGGGGGCGCGGCGCGCGACGGTGCAGAACCTGGAGGTCGTGCGCGTCGAACCGGAGCGGAACCTCCTGCTCGTCAAGGGCAGCGTGCCTGGCGCCAAGGGCGCGCTTCTACTCATCCGCTCCACGAACAAGATGATCCCGGCGCGGGCGTGA
- the rplF gene encoding 50S ribosomal protein L6 — translation MSRVGKQPIPIPAGVQVTVEGRKVVVRGPRGELEQELPGALTASVEDGQVVVRRPDDERRSKALHGLTRTLIANMVQGVSQGFERTLEITGTGYRASVQGRRLVLAVGYSHPVEIDPPEGVTIEAPNPTTIVVRGADKQKVGQVAADIRAVRKPEPYLGKGIHYAGERIRRKAGKTGK, via the coding sequence GTGTCCCGTGTAGGAAAGCAGCCCATCCCGATCCCTGCCGGCGTGCAGGTGACGGTCGAGGGGCGGAAGGTGGTCGTCCGCGGACCGCGCGGCGAGCTGGAGCAGGAGCTGCCCGGCGCCCTGACGGCCAGCGTGGAGGACGGCCAGGTGGTCGTCCGGCGGCCCGACGACGAGCGGCGGAGCAAGGCGCTCCACGGCCTGACGCGGACGCTCATCGCCAACATGGTTCAGGGCGTCTCGCAGGGCTTCGAGCGGACGCTGGAGATCACCGGCACCGGCTACCGCGCCTCGGTCCAGGGCCGGCGGCTGGTGCTCGCCGTGGGCTACTCGCACCCCGTCGAGATCGATCCGCCCGAGGGCGTAACCATCGAGGCGCCCAACCCGACCACCATCGTCGTGCGCGGCGCCGACAAGCAGAAGGTCGGCCAGGTGGCGGCCGACATCCGCGCCGTGCGGAAGCCCGAACCCTATCTGGGCAAGGGCATCCACTACGCCGGCGAGCGGATCCGGCGGAAGGCCGGCAAGACGGGCAAGTAA
- the rplD gene encoding 50S ribosomal protein L4, which yields MPRVPVYNMQGEQTGEMELPESVFGVEPNEPLMHQAVVMYLANRRQGTAATRTRGMVSGGGRKPWRQKHTGRARQGSIRAPHWKGGGTVFGPQPRSYRYAIPRKARRAALRSALSAKVRDGQLKVVEGLEFSEPRTREMRRLLEAIGLEGALVVTSDLKPNVYLSARNLPKVATAPVQDLNAYEVLAHKALLFEKAAVERAGEVLAG from the coding sequence GTGCCCAGGGTTCCTGTCTACAACATGCAGGGCGAACAGACCGGGGAGATGGAGCTGCCGGAGTCGGTCTTCGGCGTGGAGCCCAACGAGCCGCTGATGCACCAGGCGGTGGTCATGTACCTGGCCAACCGCCGGCAGGGGACGGCGGCCACGCGGACGCGTGGCATGGTCTCGGGCGGCGGGCGGAAGCCGTGGCGCCAGAAGCACACAGGTCGCGCGCGCCAGGGCAGCATCCGCGCCCCGCACTGGAAGGGCGGCGGCACGGTCTTCGGGCCCCAGCCCCGCTCCTACCGCTACGCCATCCCCCGCAAGGCGCGGCGCGCGGCGCTGCGCTCGGCGCTCTCCGCCAAGGTGCGTGACGGCCAGCTAAAGGTGGTGGAGGGGCTGGAGTTCAGCGAGCCCCGTACCCGCGAGATGCGGAGGCTTCTCGAGGCCATCGGGCTGGAGGGCGCGCTGGTGGTCACCTCCGACCTGAAGCCGAACGTCTACCTGTCGGCCCGGAACCTGCCGAAGGTGGCGACGGCCCCGGTCCAGGACCTGAACGCCTACGAGGTCCTGGCGCACAAGGCGCTCCTCTTCGAGAAGGCGGCCGTCGAGAGGGCCGGGGAGGTGCTGGCGGGGTGA
- the rpmC gene encoding 50S ribosomal protein L29 produces MKARELAELSDAELEKQIRDLKSELFNLHFQHATGQLENPMRLRQVRRDIARVKTVLRQRELARERGA; encoded by the coding sequence GTGAAGGCTAGGGAACTGGCCGAGCTGAGCGACGCCGAGCTGGAGAAGCAGATCCGCGACCTGAAATCGGAACTGTTTAACCTCCACTTCCAGCACGCCACGGGCCAGCTGGAGAACCCGATGCGTCTCCGCCAGGTCCGGCGCGACATCGCTCGCGTCAAGACGGTGCTGCGCCAGCGGGAACTGGCCCGCGAACGCGGGGCCTAG
- the rplR gene encoding 50S ribosomal protein L18 yields MGMASDRREARRRRHLRVRKKVFGTPERPRLNVFRSSKHIYAQVIDDRAGHTLVAASSIDPELRGQLKNGATVEAAQRVGELVARRALAAGIRKVSFDRGGYLYHGRVKALAEGARAGGLEF; encoded by the coding sequence ATCGGGATGGCGTCGGATCGGCGCGAGGCGCGCCGCCGCAGGCACCTGCGCGTGCGCAAGAAGGTCTTCGGCACGCCGGAGCGGCCGCGGCTCAACGTCTTCCGCAGCTCCAAGCACATCTACGCGCAGGTCATCGACGACCGCGCGGGCCACACGCTGGTCGCCGCCTCCAGCATCGACCCGGAGCTGCGCGGTCAGCTGAAGAACGGCGCCACGGTGGAGGCGGCGCAGCGCGTGGGCGAGCTGGTGGCCCGGCGAGCGCTGGCGGCCGGCATCCGCAAGGTCAGCTTCGACCGCGGCGGCTACCTCTACCACGGGCGGGTCAAGGCGCTGGCCGAGGGCGCCCGGGCGGGCGGCCTCGAATTCTGA
- the rpsH gene encoding 30S ribosomal protein S8, whose amino-acid sequence MSMTDPIADMLTRIRNANTVYRDRVDIPGSKMKRAIAEILKRNGFIQDYQWLEEGKNKTLRVFLRYGPGRRRVITGLRRISRPGLRVYASHDQLPRVLGGLGVAIISTSQGIMTDREARRLGIGGEVLCYVW is encoded by the coding sequence TTGAGCATGACGGATCCCATCGCGGACATGCTGACGCGCATCCGTAACGCCAACACCGTCTACCGGGACCGGGTCGACATCCCCGGCTCCAAGATGAAGCGGGCGATCGCGGAGATCCTGAAGCGGAACGGCTTCATCCAGGACTACCAGTGGCTGGAGGAGGGCAAGAACAAGACCCTGCGGGTCTTCCTCCGCTACGGACCGGGGCGGCGGCGGGTGATCACCGGCCTGCGGCGCATCTCGCGGCCGGGCCTGCGGGTCTACGCCAGCCACGACCAGCTGCCGCGCGTCCTGGGCGGGCTCGGTGTCGCCATCATCTCCACGTCGCAGGGGATCATGACGGACCGGGAGGCGCGCCGCCTGGGCATCGGCGGCGAGGTCCTCTGCTACGTCTGGTAG
- the rplW gene encoding 50S ribosomal protein L23 encodes MKGIDQGRYVFLVDRRATRTAVKRAVEEAFHVKVERVNTVILPGKRRRQRGAEGRTPDRKKAYVVLKPGQKIDFFEGLR; translated from the coding sequence ATGAAGGGGATCGACCAGGGCAGGTACGTCTTCCTGGTCGATCGGAGGGCGACGCGCACCGCGGTCAAACGCGCCGTGGAGGAGGCCTTCCACGTCAAGGTGGAGCGCGTCAACACGGTCATCCTGCCCGGCAAGCGGCGCCGCCAGCGCGGGGCGGAAGGCCGCACGCCCGACCGGAAGAAGGCCTACGTGGTCCTCAAGCCGGGCCAGAAGATCGACTTCTTCGAGGGGCTGCGCTGA
- the rplB gene encoding 50S ribosomal protein L2: MGVRKLKPTSPGRRNMSVLDYKAALTAEEPEKSLVRGIRKRAGRNNQGRITVRHRGGGHKRRYRLVDFRRRKDGVPARVVAIEYDPNRTAHIARLQYADGEKAYILAPEGVRVGDTLLSGEDVDIRPGNTLPLRRIPTGTLVHNVELYPGRGGQMVRAAGTVAQVVAKEGKYATLRLPSGEMRMVLQECRATVGQVGNVDHENVRIGKAGRARWLGRRPEVRGSVMNPVDHPHGGGEGRAPIGRKHPVTPWGKPALGHKTRKRGKKSDRLIVRRRKA, translated from the coding sequence ATGGGTGTTAGAAAGCTGAAGCCCACCTCGCCCGGGCGGCGGAATATGTCCGTCCTGGACTACAAGGCGGCGCTGACGGCCGAGGAGCCCGAGAAGTCGCTGGTGCGGGGAATCCGCAAGCGCGCCGGGCGGAACAACCAGGGCCGCATCACGGTCCGCCACCGCGGGGGTGGCCACAAGCGGCGCTACCGGCTGGTGGACTTCCGCCGCCGCAAGGACGGCGTGCCGGCGCGGGTGGTGGCCATCGAATACGACCCGAACCGGACCGCGCACATCGCCCGCCTCCAGTACGCGGACGGCGAGAAGGCGTACATCCTGGCGCCGGAGGGCGTCCGGGTGGGCGACACCCTCCTCTCCGGCGAGGACGTGGACATCCGCCCGGGCAACACGCTGCCTCTCCGCCGCATCCCGACCGGGACACTGGTCCACAACGTGGAGCTCTACCCGGGGCGCGGCGGGCAGATGGTGCGAGCGGCGGGCACGGTAGCGCAGGTCGTCGCCAAGGAGGGGAAGTACGCCACGCTGCGGCTTCCTTCGGGCGAGATGCGCATGGTGCTCCAGGAGTGCCGCGCCACCGTGGGCCAGGTGGGCAACGTCGATCACGAGAACGTCCGCATCGGCAAGGCCGGCCGGGCGCGCTGGCTGGGAAGGCGGCCGGAGGTGCGCGGTTCGGTGATGAACCCGGTCGACCACCCGCACGGCGGCGGCGAGGGAAGGGCCCCCATCGGCCGGAAGCATCCGGTGACCCCCTGGGGCAAGCCCGCCCTCGGACACAAGACGCGCAAGCGGGGCAAGAAGTCCGACCGGCTGATCGTCCGGCGCCGCAAGGCCTGA
- the rplV gene encoding 50S ribosomal protein L22 has product MASAGERSTEEPVREARAVARYVRIAPRKARIVIDLVRGKSVREARTMLRFVPKRASKIVDKVIRSAAANAAHNHEMDEERLYIYRAYVDGGPMMKRIHPRARGQAFPILKRTSHITVVLRERGEA; this is encoded by the coding sequence ATGGCATCGGCCGGCGAGCGGTCGACGGAAGAGCCGGTGCGCGAGGCGCGGGCGGTGGCACGCTACGTCCGCATCGCCCCGCGCAAGGCGAGGATCGTGATCGATCTGGTGCGCGGCAAGTCGGTGCGGGAGGCGCGGACCATGCTGCGCTTCGTGCCGAAGCGGGCGTCCAAGATCGTCGACAAGGTGATCCGTTCGGCCGCGGCCAACGCCGCGCACAACCACGAGATGGACGAGGAGCGCCTCTACATCTACCGGGCCTACGTGGACGGCGGCCCGATGATGAAGCGCATCCATCCGCGGGCGCGCGGCCAGGCCTTCCCCATCCTCAAGCGCACGAGCCACATCACGGTGGTGCTGCGCGAACGAGGGGAGGCGTGA